In the Rhodothermaceae bacterium genome, one interval contains:
- a CDS encoding PorT family protein, which yields MKNMLAKTKFFIVLVLFSVVSVATHAQTGYLTKSVSIQVGLSLSKITTDRVDPSYNPSYRGGFNTRVSISLPISDRMGAQLGLGWMQRGYSVDIVRSAETLLPENSPDGIYIRSRVDYLSIPALLQFYPTSSNVIHVLAGPVLSFALGCSLELETELHGFVAERYSSDCTDGGTEIETVDISIMTGVGVNIPVSSEFSVSLDAVYDLGMIDTTTGIESKNRGFAITAGVSLPLGK from the coding sequence ATGAAAAACATGCTCGCGAAAACCAAATTTTTCATTGTTCTCGTGCTGTTCTCAGTGGTTTCGGTTGCCACACATGCTCAAACAGGTTACCTCACCAAATCTGTGTCAATCCAGGTGGGACTTAGTTTATCAAAGATCACCACGGATCGCGTAGATCCTTCATATAATCCAAGTTACAGAGGTGGATTTAACACACGAGTATCCATTTCTTTGCCGATCTCAGACAGAATGGGGGCACAGTTGGGACTCGGCTGGATGCAAAGGGGATACTCGGTGGATATAGTACGAAGTGCGGAAACGCTACTTCCTGAAAATTCCCCTGACGGTATATATATCAGGTCTAGAGTAGACTACCTTTCGATCCCCGCTCTATTGCAGTTTTACCCTACATCCAGTAACGTTATACACGTCTTGGCTGGCCCCGTACTCTCTTTTGCTTTGGGTTGTAGTTTAGAACTTGAGACTGAGCTTCATGGATTTGTGGCTGAGCGTTACTCTTCTGATTGTACAGATGGTGGCACAGAGATAGAGACTGTAGATATATCCATCATGACTGGAGTAGGCGTGAATATACCCGTATCCAGTGAATTCTCAGTGTCTCTCGATGCGGTTTATGATCTAGGAATGATTGATACTACGACGGGTATTGAATCGAAAAACCGGGGGTTTGCGATCACAGCTGGCGTGAGCTTACCGTTAGGAAAGTGA
- a CDS encoding PorT family protein, which yields MKNALMKIRFFAILVLFSMVSLATTYAQTGYLTKSVSIQAGLSLSTVTTPDEFEDLEDLVDIGYVSGVNVRASVYLPIRGRLGTQLGFGWMQKGFSLEIELSDLFGDFAGYYSDYEFPDISSTTDFRINYLSVPALLQFNPISKVRLLAGPVLSFALGCNLESILEADGEEERESVDCGDDIELETVDVSIRAGAGVDIPVSSAFSVSLDAVYDLGMRNYDKEGDDSKNRGFAITAGVSFPLGR from the coding sequence ATGAAAAACGCACTCATGAAAATCAGATTTTTCGCGATTCTCGTGCTTTTCTCCATGGTTTCGTTAGCCACTACATATGCTCAAACAGGTTATCTGACCAAATCTGTATCAATCCAAGCAGGACTTAGTTTATCAACGGTCACCACACCGGACGAGTTCGAAGATTTGGAAGATTTGGTTGATATAGGTTACGTAAGTGGGGTTAACGTACGAGCGTCAGTTTATTTGCCTATTCGAGGCAGGTTGGGCACGCAGTTGGGATTTGGTTGGATGCAGAAGGGGTTCTCTTTGGAGATTGAATTATCTGACTTATTTGGTGATTTTGCTGGATATTACTCTGATTATGAGTTTCCTGATATTTCCAGTACCACTGATTTCAGAATTAACTACCTTTCAGTCCCTGCTCTTTTGCAGTTTAACCCAATATCCAAGGTACGTCTCCTGGCCGGCCCCGTACTCTCCTTTGCTCTAGGTTGTAATCTTGAGAGTATTCTTGAGGCTGATGGTGAGGAGGAGCGTGAGTCTGTTGATTGTGGTGATGATATAGAGCTGGAGACAGTAGATGTATCCATCAGGGCTGGAGCAGGCGTGGATATACCCGTATCCAGTGCATTCTCCGTATCTCTTGATGCGGTTTATGACTTAGGAATGAGGAATTACGACAAGGAGGGTGATGATTCAAAAAACCGAGGGTTTGCGATTACAGCTGGCGTGAGTTTTCCATTAGGAAGGTAA
- a CDS encoding YihA family ribosome biogenesis GTP-binding protein translates to MEVRHITFVKSAENLTQMPGEGLPEVAFIGRSNVGKSALLNMLCRRKSLARISATPGKTQTFNFYEVNHEMYFVDIPGYGYARVSKKARAQWRRNIVSYLTQRVSLRAVLHLVDSRHPPTDLDKEVMLLLRETRAERFLVLTKADKLSGNTIQRSIRTAQETLSAHGTELPIIVTSAVDRRGRKELLSRIADATVTDS, encoded by the coding sequence ATGGAGGTTCGGCACATCACTTTTGTCAAGAGTGCGGAAAACCTGACACAGATGCCAGGTGAGGGGCTGCCTGAGGTTGCCTTCATTGGGCGTTCCAACGTTGGGAAGAGTGCTCTTTTGAATATGTTGTGTCGGAGAAAATCTCTGGCACGAATCAGTGCAACTCCAGGCAAGACGCAGACCTTTAATTTCTATGAGGTAAACCACGAGATGTATTTCGTGGATATCCCAGGCTATGGTTATGCAAGGGTGAGCAAAAAAGCAAGGGCGCAATGGAGGAGAAATATTGTGTCATACCTCACACAGCGCGTTTCACTACGGGCTGTGCTCCATCTGGTGGATAGTCGCCACCCACCCACGGACTTGGATAAGGAAGTCATGCTGCTTTTGCGTGAGACGCGTGCAGAACGTTTTTTGGTTCTTACGAAGGCGGACAAGTTGTCTGGAAATACAATTCAACGGAGTATTCGAACGGCACAAGAGACTCTGAGCGCGCATGGGACAGAACTACCGATCATTGTAACGTCTGCCGTTGACCGAAGGGGACGGAAAGAGTTGCTGAGTCGAATTGCAGATGCAACAGTGACGGATTCGTAA
- the sucD gene encoding succinate--CoA ligase subunit alpha, with translation MSILIDNNTRLVVQGFTGKEGSFHAEQMIEYGTTVVGGVTPGKGGMQHLGRPVFNTVREAVAAEGANTSVIFVPPPFAKDAIMEAAEAGIGLIVCITEGIPVKDMVHAFHYAESKGTRLVGPNCPGLLTPGQAKVGIMPAMIFAEGPVGVISRSGTLTYEAVDQLTREGYGQSTAIGIGGDPVIGTRFIDALQLFEEDPETAAVVLIGEIGGTDEEDAAAYIKAHISKPVVAFIAGATAPPGRRMGHAGAIIAGGKGTAEDKFAALEDAGAHIVRNPAHIGEAVRSTGI, from the coding sequence ATGAGCATTTTAATTGACAACAACACAAGATTAGTCGTGCAGGGATTTACGGGCAAGGAAGGATCATTTCATGCAGAGCAGATGATCGAATATGGTACGACGGTGGTTGGAGGGGTAACTCCAGGCAAGGGAGGGATGCAACACTTGGGTCGTCCAGTCTTCAACACGGTCCGTGAAGCCGTTGCTGCCGAAGGTGCCAATACCTCGGTCATATTTGTTCCTCCCCCATTCGCCAAGGATGCAATCATGGAGGCGGCGGAGGCAGGGATAGGATTGATTGTATGTATTACCGAAGGAATTCCTGTGAAGGACATGGTTCACGCGTTCCATTACGCAGAGTCCAAGGGCACCCGTCTTGTTGGACCGAATTGTCCGGGTCTATTAACTCCTGGGCAGGCCAAGGTGGGGATTATGCCGGCAATGATTTTTGCTGAAGGACCCGTAGGTGTGATTTCGAGGTCTGGAACCTTGACGTATGAGGCCGTTGATCAGCTCACCCGTGAGGGATATGGTCAAAGCACAGCGATTGGAATTGGCGGAGATCCAGTTATTGGGACTCGTTTCATAGACGCATTACAACTGTTTGAAGAGGATCCCGAAACTGCCGCCGTGGTTCTCATTGGAGAGATTGGAGGAACGGATGAGGAGGATGCAGCGGCGTACATCAAGGCTCATATAAGTAAGCCCGTGGTCGCATTCATTGCCGGTGCAACCGCTCCTCCAGGGCGTCGAATGGGGCATGCAGGGGCCATCATTGCAGGTGGTAAAGGCACGGCCGAAGATAAATTTGCAGCACTTGAAGACGCAGGGGCCCATATTGTCCGTAACCCGGCGCATATCGGAGAAGCGGTTCGAAGTACGGGGATTTGA
- the gatA gene encoding Asp-tRNA(Asn)/Glu-tRNA(Gln) amidotransferase subunit GatA: protein MALPSFADCRSALLEKRTSCAEIAQLALDTIQAKNPLLNAFTHVDAETVHQSAETIDRAFAQRESLPLMGLVLGVKDVLSTTEWPVTCSSKILEGYHPPFEATSVARLRSAGALLIGRTNCDEFAMGATTEYSAYGPTLNPHNLEYVSGGSSGGSAAAVAAGMCHAALGTDTGGSVRQPAAFCGVLGLKPTYGLVSRYGLVAFASSFDCVGTFADTAEVASKILSHMAGSDPSDATCMGQSYSDVNFSEEQSIRGLRIGLPKEYYGEGLDPEVRKLVDQTASTLESEGANLVPVSLPHTEYGVAAYYILTAAEASSNLSRYDGVKYGLRYSDEGHSLEDMYTGTRSSGFGFEVKRRVMLGTYVLSAGYYDAYYGKAQRVRNLIRKDFDEAWQKVDVLLTPVNPAAGMRVGQRDKDPLQLYLSDAYTVTANLAGIPGISIPVGSTTKGLPVGVQLLGAPFSESTLLSTGKAIMDLR from the coding sequence ATGGCTTTGCCGTCGTTTGCCGATTGTAGGAGTGCCTTACTCGAAAAAAGGACCAGTTGTGCGGAGATTGCACAGCTCGCCTTGGACACAATTCAGGCGAAGAATCCTTTACTGAATGCGTTCACGCATGTAGACGCTGAGACTGTACATCAATCAGCGGAAACGATCGATCGGGCATTCGCCCAGAGAGAGAGTTTACCATTGATGGGGCTGGTGCTTGGTGTGAAAGATGTATTGAGTACGACTGAATGGCCGGTAACCTGCTCCTCAAAAATTCTCGAGGGATACCACCCCCCATTTGAGGCTACTTCGGTTGCCAGACTTCGTAGCGCTGGCGCACTCCTTATCGGGCGTACGAATTGCGATGAGTTTGCAATGGGCGCGACTACCGAATATTCTGCGTACGGCCCCACGCTGAACCCCCATAACCTGGAGTACGTCTCAGGAGGATCGTCGGGAGGATCTGCCGCTGCCGTTGCCGCCGGGATGTGTCATGCTGCATTGGGTACAGATACAGGAGGATCCGTACGCCAGCCAGCAGCTTTTTGTGGAGTTCTGGGACTGAAGCCAACGTATGGACTGGTGAGCCGTTACGGTCTGGTTGCATTTGCATCTTCGTTTGACTGTGTTGGTACTTTTGCCGACACTGCCGAGGTTGCCTCAAAGATTCTCTCACATATGGCGGGCAGTGATCCGAGTGATGCTACTTGTATGGGCCAGTCCTATTCCGATGTGAATTTCTCGGAGGAGCAATCCATTCGAGGATTACGGATCGGTTTGCCAAAAGAGTATTATGGTGAAGGACTTGATCCAGAGGTCAGGAAACTTGTTGATCAGACTGCGAGCACCCTGGAATCAGAAGGAGCAAATCTAGTACCAGTGTCGCTGCCTCATACAGAGTATGGGGTGGCAGCGTATTATATTCTCACAGCGGCAGAAGCATCCAGTAATCTATCCCGCTACGATGGAGTCAAGTATGGGCTTCGATACTCAGATGAAGGTCACTCCCTTGAAGACATGTATACAGGCACCCGAAGCAGTGGATTCGGATTTGAAGTGAAACGGCGGGTCATGTTGGGTACGTACGTACTTTCAGCCGGTTACTACGATGCATATTATGGGAAGGCGCAGCGTGTTCGTAATTTGATTCGCAAGGATTTTGATGAGGCATGGCAGAAGGTTGATGTGCTCTTAACTCCCGTAAATCCGGCGGCAGGAATGCGGGTTGGACAACGGGACAAGGATCCTCTCCAGCTGTATCTTAGCGATGCCTATACGGTGACAGCAAATTTGGCGGGGATCCCTGGGATATCCATTCCTGTGGGGAGTACAACGAAGGGGCTGCCCGTAGGGGTGCAGTTGTTAGGGGCACCATTTAGCGAATCAACCCTGCTCTCTACCGGTAAGGCGATTATGGATTTACGATAA
- a CDS encoding twin-arginine translocase TatA/TatE family subunit, which produces MFGLGPMEIAIILLIVLVLFGAKRIPEVARGLGKGIREFKSATSEISRELTVEDRPPAYRPPAQQNPPGYVPPSQEQEPATANPTPEPSK; this is translated from the coding sequence ATGTTTGGACTTGGACCTATGGAAATAGCCATCATACTTCTGATTGTTTTGGTGTTATTCGGGGCCAAGCGTATCCCTGAAGTAGCACGCGGACTCGGGAAAGGAATCCGGGAATTCAAGTCGGCCACGAGCGAGATTAGCCGTGAGCTGACCGTTGAAGACCGTCCCCCCGCGTACCGTCCTCCGGCACAGCAGAATCCTCCAGGCTACGTCCCCCCATCCCAGGAGCAGGAGCCTGCTACGGCAAATCCTACGCCTGAACCTTCTAAGTAA
- a CDS encoding type II toxin-antitoxin system HicB family antitoxin, which yields MKKQDIQEITVTVRIEEDGDGFYAYAPALKGLHVGGDTIEETLKNVEDGIHVYLDSLVAHGEPFPEGPHFKVHNYKKPITKEISVSWPSPMMLGDKSKTSQRKRSYAH from the coding sequence ATGAAAAAGCAGGATATACAGGAAATAACTGTTACTGTCCGAATCGAGGAAGACGGTGACGGTTTTTACGCGTATGCACCCGCGCTTAAAGGGTTGCACGTTGGTGGCGACACAATAGAGGAAACGTTAAAAAATGTCGAAGACGGAATTCATGTATATTTGGATTCTTTAGTTGCGCATGGAGAACCATTTCCTGAAGGGCCACATTTTAAGGTTCACAACTACAAGAAACCTATAACCAAAGAAATATCCGTTTCATGGCCATCTCCCATGATGCTTGGCGACAAGTCAAAAACATCACAGCGGAAAAGATCATACGCGCACTGA
- a CDS encoding addiction module toxin, HicA family: protein MAISHDAWRQVKNITAEKIIRALKRDGWEQEHSRGATIGFTKNRGAPLAPSRVVVHYHPKKTYKPKLLKQILSDIGWDDSDLMRLKLIRKGKKSKKSD, encoded by the coding sequence ATGGCCATCTCCCATGATGCTTGGCGACAAGTCAAAAACATCACAGCGGAAAAGATCATACGCGCACTGAAGCGCGATGGATGGGAACAAGAGCATTCCAGAGGTGCCACTATTGGGTTTACAAAAAACAGAGGAGCCCCTCTTGCACCGAGTAGAGTTGTTGTACATTACCACCCAAAGAAAACCTACAAGCCTAAGCTGTTGAAGCAAATACTTTCAGACATAGGTTGGGATGACTCTGATTTAATGCGCCTGAAATTGATCAGAAAAGGGAAAAAGTCAAAAAAATCTGACTGA
- a CDS encoding sulfatase-like hydrolase/transferase: MQLNTQNVVILLLGLCFLGSAGEKSVLENRSEPAKPKIVLIYIDDLGWADVGFNGSSYYETPNIDQLANQGIIFPQAYANAPNCAPSRASVMTGQYTPRHKVYTVGTSERGQEEDRRMIPVPNTESTTRPCATDGSLRYAGHPV, encoded by the coding sequence ATGCAATTGAATACGCAAAACGTTGTCATCCTTCTTCTTGGCCTGTGTTTTCTGGGTAGTGCGGGAGAAAAATCAGTTCTGGAGAACCGGAGCGAGCCAGCGAAACCCAAAATCGTCCTCATTTACATTGATGACTTAGGGTGGGCGGATGTTGGATTCAACGGTAGTAGCTACTACGAAACACCAAACATAGACCAGCTTGCAAACCAAGGGATCATTTTTCCGCAGGCCTACGCAAATGCCCCCAACTGTGCCCCAAGTAGGGCCTCCGTGATGACCGGACAGTACACACCACGACATAAGGTTTACACGGTGGGGACCTCCGAACGGGGCCAAGAAGAGGACCGCCGTATGATTCCCGTTCCGAACACGGAAAGCACCACTCGCCCCTGTGCCACTGATGGATCCCTCCGATACGCCGGGCATCCTGTGTAA
- a CDS encoding FRG domain-containing protein has protein sequence MAADCMQDTDIPPRTLCPSLSSADLIAQNDACKGANYSSNLMAIHSVQEFLDCLPLAANGTPSGEFLYRGQADSSWRVDCSAVRRLVASQNKNLENGPIQQALVGYLHSLLSEVSRYVGTCAELPPGCTQLHVLAQLQHFGAATGLIDFTLDPLKALWFASQGSPDKDGAVYVLPRADLRKIDELDVRANDALSYFYGPANMWENPPYVWEPKNIPGRAFSQQSVFVIDVPFVAPFRLRKCVIAKRAKEELLRELQNEHDIHEENLFADLPGFSQANSASKYFNANRTTDFWLKRLDDITDNYKKVGAHVDCGVAYSAIRDLDSAIHHYTEAIKLDPECIGIYVNRAHELYSCGDLVKALADCNTAICLHGDGSQENGFKQIAQVYYLRGLIHRELGNEDQHYADINKAFESGFKLYWDDNNFSFHPPPLAQYQMLTDEE, from the coding sequence ATGGCAGCGGATTGTATGCAGGATACCGACATTCCGCCACGAACTTTGTGCCCAAGTCTCAGTTCAGCGGATCTAATTGCTCAAAATGATGCCTGCAAAGGCGCGAACTACAGTTCTAACCTTATGGCTATTCACTCGGTTCAAGAATTTCTCGATTGCCTCCCCCTTGCAGCAAATGGTACTCCCTCTGGCGAGTTTCTGTACCGTGGTCAGGCTGACAGTAGTTGGAGAGTAGACTGCTCTGCAGTACGCAGGCTCGTAGCTAGTCAGAACAAGAATCTGGAAAATGGCCCTATTCAGCAAGCACTGGTCGGATACTTGCATAGCTTGCTTAGTGAAGTGTCGCGATACGTAGGTACTTGTGCCGAACTACCTCCAGGATGCACTCAACTTCACGTCCTCGCCCAGTTGCAGCATTTCGGAGCCGCTACGGGCCTAATTGATTTCACACTGGATCCCTTAAAGGCACTCTGGTTTGCCAGCCAAGGATCCCCTGATAAGGATGGAGCAGTCTATGTCTTGCCACGGGCGGATCTGCGAAAGATTGACGAATTGGACGTGCGGGCTAACGATGCCCTGAGTTATTTCTATGGTCCTGCAAACATGTGGGAAAATCCGCCCTACGTGTGGGAGCCGAAGAACATCCCGGGAAGAGCATTCTCCCAGCAATCGGTGTTCGTTATAGATGTTCCATTCGTTGCGCCTTTCCGCCTCAGGAAATGTGTCATAGCCAAACGGGCCAAGGAAGAGCTATTGAGGGAATTACAGAACGAACATGACATCCACGAAGAAAATCTTTTCGCCGACCTCCCTGGGTTTTCCCAAGCCAACTCGGCTTCAAAGTACTTTAATGCCAACCGGACTACGGATTTCTGGTTAAAGAGGTTGGACGACATTACAGATAACTACAAAAAAGTAGGAGCACATGTGGATTGTGGGGTGGCGTATTCAGCCATCCGAGATTTGGACTCAGCTATCCATCACTATACAGAGGCCATCAAACTGGATCCTGAATGCATTGGGATATACGTCAATCGGGCGCACGAACTATACTCATGTGGTGATCTAGTCAAGGCATTAGCTGACTGCAATACAGCCATCTGCCTTCATGGAGACGGCAGCCAAGAAAACGGCTTCAAGCAAATAGCCCAGGTCTACTACCTTAGAGGCCTCATACACCGAGAGCTAGGAAACGAGGATCAGCATTATGCAGATATAAACAAGGCATTCGAGAGCGGTTTCAAATTGTATTGGGATGACAATAATTTCTCTTTTCACCCGCCACCTCTCGCTCAGTATCAGATGCTTACGGACGAAGAATAA
- a CDS encoding sulfatase, whose amino-acid sequence MHSNTQGVVVLLLGLCFLGSAGLVKEKLSESAKPNIIFIYIDDLGWADVGFNGSTYYETPNIDQLASRGIIFSQAYANAPNCAPSRASVMTGQYTPRHKIYTVGTSERGQEEDRRMIPVPNTENLPLHYTTLAEALGDAGYTTGHFGKWHLGDTGFHPEDQGFDVNVGGYKSGSPRGGYFPPYNNPKLADGPDGEYLTDRLTNEAITFIEQNKEGPFFLYLSHYAVHTPIQAQADVIAKYERKAPDGDQKNPTYAAMIESTDRSVGSVLEQIAALGLTENTLVVFYSDNGGAVQATSNQPLRGYKGMLYEGGIRVPLAVKWPAIITPGRLDSTPVIGIDFYPTLLEIAGAEPPAHNMDGVSLVPIFSGIGNLAARNLYWHFPAYLEAPRGIPGPWRTTPAGAIRSGDYKLIEFFENGALELYNLREDPRESTDMANQLPEKVKLLHENLRDWRENVGADMPTPK is encoded by the coding sequence ATGCATTCGAATACGCAAGGCGTTGTCGTCCTTCTTCTTGGTCTGTGCTTTCTGGGCAGTGCGGGATTAGTTAAGGAGAAGCTGAGCGAGTCAGCGAAACCCAATATCATCTTCATTTACATCGATGACCTAGGATGGGCGGATGTTGGATTCAACGGCAGTACCTACTACGAAACACCAAACATAGACCAGCTTGCAAGTCGGGGGATCATTTTTTCGCAAGCCTACGCAAATGCCCCCAACTGTGCCCCGAGTAGGGCCTCTGTGATGACCGGGCAGTACACACCACGACATAAGATTTACACGGTGGGGACCTCCGAACGGGGCCAAGAAGAAGACCGCCGTATGATTCCCGTTCCGAACACAGAAAATCTACCGCTCCATTATACGACTCTAGCTGAGGCGTTAGGCGATGCAGGATATACTACCGGCCACTTCGGAAAATGGCATCTCGGAGACACGGGGTTTCATCCCGAAGACCAGGGTTTTGATGTAAATGTTGGCGGATACAAAAGTGGATCGCCACGCGGAGGATACTTTCCGCCCTATAATAATCCAAAACTTGCCGATGGCCCTGACGGTGAATACCTGACGGATCGCCTCACAAACGAGGCCATCACATTTATTGAGCAGAACAAAGAAGGACCGTTTTTCCTGTATCTGTCTCACTACGCGGTGCATACTCCAATACAGGCGCAGGCAGATGTTATAGCAAAGTATGAGCGCAAAGCACCCGATGGAGATCAAAAAAATCCTACATATGCTGCCATGATTGAGAGTACTGATCGGAGTGTGGGTAGCGTGTTAGAGCAGATTGCAGCGCTGGGGCTGACCGAAAATACACTGGTTGTTTTCTATTCTGACAATGGTGGAGCTGTCCAAGCCACGTCCAATCAGCCGCTCAGAGGCTACAAGGGAATGTTGTACGAGGGCGGAATTCGCGTCCCTTTGGCTGTAAAATGGCCAGCAATAATCACACCCGGGCGGTTGGATAGCACCCCTGTAATTGGAATTGATTTTTACCCTACCCTCTTGGAGATAGCTGGTGCTGAGCCCCCGGCACACAATATGGATGGAGTAAGTCTCGTCCCGATTTTCTCTGGAATTGGCAATCTGGCAGCGAGGAACCTCTACTGGCATTTTCCGGCATACCTTGAGGCGCCAAGGGGAATACCCGGACCGTGGCGTACGACACCGGCTGGAGCGATACGTAGTGGAGATTACAAGCTGATCGAATTCTTCGAGAATGGTGCACTGGAGCTCTACAACCTGCGCGAAGATCCACGAGAGTCCACCGATATGGCTAACCAACTACCCGAAAAGGTCAAACTGCTACATGAGAACCTCAGGGACTGGCGCGAAAATGTCGGAGCCGATATGCCAACACCAAAGTAG